The genome window TCCTTGCTGACGAAGGCGGTAATGGTGCGGGCATAGGCCTGGTAATAACGGGGCAGCCAATCCTGGGGGGCCACGGTGGCGGCGCGCTCCAACTTGGCATCGGCTTGCTTGAGTTTGGCCGGGTCGCCGGTGCTCATGAGTTCCTGAATGGTAGCAGCCAGCAGGGCGGTGTAGGAGTCGGGGGCGGCGGTAGCGGCGGTAGCGGCGGGCGTGGCAGGGGCGGACTTCTGGGCTACGGCGGCAAAAGAAGCGGCTACCAGGGCGAGGGTGAGCAAGGACTTTTTCATGGGGAGGAAAGGTTTGTGGTGGTTGATGATTCAAAGGTGAGCCGAGGCGAACAAGAAAGAAATTCGCCGTTACCGAAGTGTCGGATAAGCCGGATGAAGCGTCGGCCCTCATGGGTTGCCTCCCCCCCGGCCCCCTGTTCCGCGGAGAGGGGGCCGGGGGGGAGGCCCTACTCCGGCCGCTCGTTCAAATCCAAGGTGTTGTGCTTGTTGATGGAAATGAACAGGGCCACGAACAGCATGCGCGGGGCCGTGGGCGTAAGGGCCACCCGGTTGAATGTGCCGTCGGCGGCGGGCTGGGTGGCGTAACGGTAGCCAAACACATTCGGGCGGCCCAGCACGTTGGTGGCGGCCAGGTGCAGGATGGTATATTGCCCGAACAGGCGGGTGATGTAGCTGGCATTCAGGCTTACGTCCTGGTAGCTAGGCAGCTGGCCCTGGTTGTAGCCGTGCTCGGGGTCGTTCAGGTCGTGGTAGCGGCGGGGGCTGCCGTAGCTGTACGTGGCCCCGAACAACGTGCGCAAGGGCTGGGCCCAGTACTTGCCAACCACCGACAGGCTGTGGCGGGCCGCAAAGGTGGGCACCGCCGCCACGGGGTCGTGGCGGTACTGGCGCTTGGTATCCAGAAAGCCGTAGCTGAGGTAGTACTCCAGGTTGTTGATGGTTTTCCGGTCGCGCCACAGCACGTCCAGGCCGCGGGCGTAGCCGGAGCCGCCATTGTGGTAGGCCTGGGGGTTGCGGGGGTTCTGGCCATCGTAGCGGGTGAGGTGGCGGTAGGTTTTGTAGTAGGCCTCGGCTTGCAGCAACTGTCGGTCGCGGGTGTACTGGTAGGTGAGCACTGAGTGCGTGGCCTGCTCGAAGCGCAGGCGGGGCTGCACCAGCAGCAGGGCGTTATCCGGGCTCTGGTAAAAGCGCCCGTAGGCCCCAGACAGGGAGCTATTCTCGGTGGTTTGGTAGGCCAGGGCCAGGCGCGGGGCGGCGTTCCAGCGGCCCAGTAGAACCGAATACTCTGTCCGCCCACCCAGGCGACCGGCCAGCCGGTCTGAGAGCTGAAAGTCGGATTCCACGAAGCCCGCCGCTCTTTTCTCCAGGAAAGAAAGCGTGTAAATAGTTGCCACGGCGGCGTTGGGCTGCACTACCTGGCTGACTTTCTGGGCTAGCACTTCAGCGCCCACTTTCACGTTCCAGCGCGTCGCGGCCGAGTCGTTAATGAGCACTAGCCGGCCTACCACGGCCTGCTCTTGGGTAGCAATGCGCACGGTATCGGGAGCTAGGTGCTGGTTGTCGTGGCTGAAACCCAGGCCGGTTTGCAGGCTCCAGCCCCGGCGCAGAGGACTGCGGAAGGTGGTGTTGAGGTAGCCGTTGCCATTGCGCAGCCCTACCGTTTGGTGGCCAGCCGGCTCGGGGCTGGGCTGCCCGATGTGGAATTGCTGCTGGCTCCAGCGGCCGTACACTTTCAACATGCCCGCCGGCCCGGTTTGGTGCCGCAGCCCCAGGGAGGTAGTCAGCCCCCGCGGCGACTGAAACCACGTCACGTTTTGGGGCAACAGGCGCTGGTAGGGCGTCAAGTTGGTGTACTCAACGGAGGCGTTTATTGACGTCCGCTCCCAGCGCTTCACCTGCGAGGCACCCACGAACAGGGAGCTGACGGACAGGCCCGTCTGGGTTTCCGGGGCCAGGTCGGTGGAGTTTAGCAGCAGCACTCCGGACAAGGCCTGCCCGTACTGCGCCGAGTAGCCGCCGGTGCTGAACACGGTGCCTTTAAACAAGCTGGGCGAAAACCGGCCGCGCGCGGGCACGGCGGCCACCGTGGCGTTGTAGGGGTTTTGCACCAGCAGCCCATCCA of Hymenobacter sublimis contains these proteins:
- a CDS encoding TonB-dependent receptor — protein: MKRLLLLAFLLLASALRLLAQPTTTLSGTVHDTAGQPLPGANVFLKTTFDGATTDSLGRFRFETPAAGSYVLQASLLGFVTVERPITLSGQAVRLDLVLKSTPHALGSVIITAGAFEASDEHRSAALNTRDIQTTAGALADVAAAFNTLPGTTRVGEDGMLFVRGGAASETKVYLDGLLVQNPYNATVAAVPARGRFSPSLFKGTVFSTGGYSAQYGQALSGVLLLNSTDLAPETQTGLSVSSLFVGASQVKRWERTSINASVEYTNLTPYQRLLPQNVTWFQSPRGLTTSLGLRHQTGPAGMLKVYGRWSQQQFHIGQPSPEPAGHQTVGLRNGNGYLNTTFRSPLRRGWSLQTGLGFSHDNQHLAPDTVRIATQEQAVVGRLVLINDSAATRWNVKVGAEVLAQKVSQVVQPNAAVATIYTLSFLEKRAAGFVESDFQLSDRLAGRLGGRTEYSVLLGRWNAAPRLALAYQTTENSSLSGAYGRFYQSPDNALLLVQPRLRFEQATHSVLTYQYTRDRQLLQAEAYYKTYRHLTRYDGQNPRNPQAYHNGGSGYARGLDVLWRDRKTINNLEYYLSYGFLDTKRQYRHDPVAAVPTFAARHSLSVVGKYWAQPLRTLFGATYSYGSPRRYHDLNDPEHGYNQGQLPSYQDVSLNASYITRLFGQYTILHLAATNVLGRPNVFGYRYATQPAADGTFNRVALTPTAPRMLFVALFISINKHNTLDLNERPE